A genome region from Pseudanabaena sp. Chao 1811 includes the following:
- the lpxD gene encoding UDP-3-O-(3-hydroxymyristoyl)glucosamine N-acyltransferase, producing MTQIISFKLSELAAEFAATLPECKFESDGTDPIITGVAAIDKAQAGEITFVSSSKFVARLKDTQASAVILDQKTPSPLPCIRTTYPRILFAKVLEKFYQPPTPPVGIHPTAILGEGVELGTNVAIAPYVVISDRVKIGDNATIYPHVTIYNDVVIGANTTIHANCVIGDRTQIGANCLFHPSTVLGGDGFGFEISPNGTWYKVPQIGHVIIEDNVELGCSCAVDRPAVGVTIIHKGVKLDNFVQIGHGVEVGAHSVLAAQVGLAGGVTLGHHVVMAGQVGAANHIHIGDGAIIGAKSGIAGDVSAGVTMMGYPVVPEKDWKRIVISERQLPDLLHTVRKLEKRIAELEAKLGE from the coding sequence ATGACCCAAATAATTTCTTTCAAACTGTCCGAACTCGCAGCCGAGTTTGCTGCCACCCTGCCCGAATGTAAATTTGAATCCGATGGTACTGATCCGATCATTACAGGTGTAGCTGCAATCGATAAGGCACAGGCTGGAGAAATTACCTTTGTGTCCTCATCTAAATTTGTTGCTCGTCTCAAGGATACTCAAGCTAGCGCTGTGATTCTTGATCAAAAAACGCCATCACCTTTGCCCTGCATCCGTACCACCTATCCCCGTATTCTTTTTGCTAAGGTTCTCGAAAAGTTTTATCAACCGCCTACTCCTCCCGTTGGTATCCATCCTACAGCAATCTTGGGTGAGGGGGTGGAGCTAGGAACCAATGTGGCGATCGCTCCCTATGTTGTAATTAGCGATCGCGTCAAAATTGGTGATAATGCCACGATTTATCCCCATGTCACAATTTATAACGATGTTGTAATTGGGGCAAATACAACTATTCATGCGAATTGTGTAATTGGCGATCGCACGCAAATCGGTGCAAATTGTCTATTCCATCCCAGTACTGTGCTAGGTGGTGATGGCTTTGGTTTCGAGATCTCGCCCAATGGCACTTGGTACAAGGTTCCGCAAATCGGTCATGTGATCATCGAGGATAATGTCGAACTTGGTTGTTCCTGTGCCGTTGACCGTCCCGCCGTGGGTGTAACCATCATTCATAAAGGAGTAAAGCTAGATAACTTCGTACAGATTGGACATGGGGTAGAAGTGGGAGCGCATTCTGTTCTAGCTGCACAGGTAGGATTAGCAGGGGGTGTTACCCTCGGTCATCATGTGGTCATGGCAGGACAGGTGGGTGCAGCTAATCATATTCATATCGGTGATGGTGCAATCATCGGGGCAAAGTCGGGCATTGCTGGTGATGTATCCGCAGGTGTGACGATGATGGGGTATCCTGTCGTTCCCGAAAAGGACTGGAAACGCATTGTTATTTCTGAGCGTCAACTTCCTGATTTACTGCACACGGTTCGCAAATTAGAAAAGAGAATTGCGGAACTAGAGGCAAAGCTTGGGGAATAA